A window of Longibacter salinarum contains these coding sequences:
- a CDS encoding alpha/beta fold hydrolase: MRTATSTYGSVDMNSAFPYPTSYFQTEAGRMAYTDIGHGPPIVCLHGNPTWAFMYRHLLRDLSNTHRCIAPDYLGFGRSDKPTGASYRPPAQAARIEAFLQHLELEPLTMVVHDWGGPIGLSYALRHPERIARLVITNSWLWPHDKDPWVGSFSRFVGGPIGRVLIRRFNVFAELGLRLGTTRPLSKDVLRAYTSPLDTPERRMPSWEFPRALLAETDWLRSLWTNRSRLRDIDAIIVWGRRDPAFGSTRYLERWTRLLPHARVHETDASHYVAEDLGPRLSDMVLHEER; this comes from the coding sequence ATGCGAACCGCTACATCAACGTACGGCTCTGTTGACATGAACAGTGCATTCCCATATCCAACGAGCTATTTCCAAACGGAGGCCGGACGGATGGCCTACACAGACATCGGACACGGGCCACCGATCGTGTGCCTGCATGGAAATCCGACGTGGGCCTTCATGTACCGGCACCTGTTGCGCGATCTATCGAACACCCATCGGTGCATCGCGCCGGACTATCTCGGCTTCGGCCGCTCGGACAAACCCACAGGCGCCTCCTATCGCCCGCCCGCCCAGGCTGCACGCATCGAAGCCTTTCTCCAACACCTCGAGCTTGAGCCCCTCACTATGGTCGTTCATGATTGGGGCGGACCAATCGGCCTCTCTTACGCTCTCCGGCATCCAGAGCGGATTGCACGCCTCGTGATCACAAATTCGTGGCTCTGGCCACATGACAAGGATCCATGGGTCGGCTCCTTCTCTCGATTCGTCGGTGGACCCATCGGACGCGTCCTGATCCGCCGATTCAATGTCTTTGCGGAACTCGGGCTTCGGCTCGGAACGACTCGCCCCCTTTCGAAAGACGTGCTTCGCGCGTACACCTCTCCGCTCGACACACCGGAACGACGGATGCCGTCATGGGAGTTTCCACGGGCCCTTCTGGCCGAGACCGACTGGCTGCGATCGCTGTGGACTAATCGGAGCCGCCTGAGAGACATAGACGCTATCATCGTCTGGGGACGACGTGACCCCGCGTTTGGCTCGACGCGCTATCTGGAACGTTGGACCCGCCTCTTACCGCACGCTCGTGTCCACGAGACCGACGCGTCGCACTACGTAGCGGAAGACCTCGGACCGAGACTCAGCGACATGGTGCTGCACGAAGAACGGTAG
- the pckA gene encoding phosphoenolpyruvate carboxykinase (ATP): protein MTVPQHVTAHLDRLGLSPDTVHYNLKPPVLYELSLDRGESALANGGPLLVRTDPYTGRSPDDRFLVRDENNADTINWGDVNRPTDRGTFDQLKARMIEHAGSRDLFVQDLYAGWDPSYRMPVRIITEKAWHSLFAYNMFVRGEHDDRADFEPGFTVLDLCTFKANPERDKTNSEAAILVDDQQELVLIGGTHYGGEIKKSIFSMLNYMLPERDVLPMHCSANEGPDGDTAVFFGLSGTGKTTLSADASRTLIGDDEHGWSADGVFNFEGGCYAKMIDLSPSGEPEIYGTTKEFGTILENVIVDEKTREPDFSDDSITRNTRGSYPLHFIPNASESGTGGHPDNVIFLTYDAFGVLPPVSRLTPEQAQYHFLSGYTAKVAGTERGVSEPKATFSTCFGEPFMVRHPSVYAEMLGDRVEEHGANVWLVNTGLTGGPYGTGDRINLKFTRAMVDAILLGDLDDVPTTEDPVFGLAIPGSVPGVPTEVLTPRETWADPTAYDQQARKLADMFVDNFEKYVNHVESAVVDAGPTRASASVQR, encoded by the coding sequence ATGACCGTTCCGCAGCACGTCACTGCGCACCTCGATCGCCTGGGCCTGTCCCCAGACACGGTGCACTACAATCTAAAACCACCTGTGCTCTACGAACTATCGCTCGACCGGGGCGAGAGCGCACTCGCGAATGGCGGTCCGCTGCTCGTCAGGACGGATCCGTACACCGGACGAAGCCCGGACGACCGTTTTCTTGTGCGTGACGAGAACAACGCCGACACCATCAACTGGGGTGACGTCAATCGTCCCACGGACCGGGGTACGTTCGATCAGCTCAAGGCGCGGATGATCGAGCATGCCGGTTCGCGCGACCTCTTTGTGCAAGATCTCTACGCGGGATGGGACCCATCCTACCGGATGCCGGTGCGGATCATTACGGAGAAAGCCTGGCACAGCCTCTTCGCGTATAACATGTTTGTGCGGGGAGAGCACGATGATCGCGCAGACTTCGAACCGGGATTCACCGTGCTCGATCTTTGCACGTTCAAGGCCAACCCGGAGCGAGATAAGACCAACTCCGAGGCCGCGATTCTGGTTGATGACCAGCAGGAACTCGTGCTTATCGGCGGCACGCATTATGGTGGAGAGATCAAGAAGTCGATCTTTTCAATGCTCAACTACATGCTGCCTGAGCGCGACGTGCTGCCGATGCACTGCTCGGCAAACGAGGGACCGGATGGCGACACCGCGGTCTTCTTTGGCCTCAGCGGCACTGGCAAAACGACGCTTTCCGCAGACGCAAGCCGGACGCTGATCGGCGATGACGAACACGGATGGAGCGCCGACGGCGTCTTCAATTTCGAAGGCGGCTGTTACGCCAAGATGATCGATCTCTCCCCGTCCGGGGAGCCGGAAATCTACGGCACGACAAAGGAATTCGGGACGATTCTCGAGAACGTCATCGTTGACGAGAAAACGCGAGAGCCGGATTTCAGTGATGACAGCATTACGCGCAATACTCGTGGGTCGTATCCTCTCCACTTCATTCCGAACGCCTCGGAAAGCGGCACCGGTGGCCACCCGGACAACGTGATCTTCCTCACCTACGATGCGTTCGGCGTTCTTCCGCCCGTTTCTCGGCTTACGCCGGAGCAGGCTCAGTACCACTTCCTCTCCGGCTACACGGCCAAAGTGGCCGGCACCGAGCGTGGCGTCAGCGAGCCAAAGGCCACGTTCAGCACCTGTTTCGGTGAACCGTTCATGGTCCGCCATCCGTCCGTGTACGCGGAAATGCTCGGTGATCGCGTGGAAGAGCACGGCGCCAATGTGTGGCTCGTGAACACCGGTCTTACTGGTGGCCCGTATGGAACCGGTGACCGCATCAACTTAAAGTTTACCCGCGCGATGGTAGACGCCATCCTCCTCGGCGACCTCGACGACGTCCCGACGACCGAAGACCCTGTTTTCGGACTCGCGATTCCGGGCAGCGTACCGGGCGTTCCAACAGAGGTGTTGACGCCGCGGGAAACGTGGGCCGATCCGACAGCCTACGACCAGCAGGCACGCAAACTGGCCGACATGTTCGTCGACAACTTCGAGAAGTACGTGAACCACGTGGAGTCCGCTGTTGTCGATGCTGGCCCGACCCGGGCCTCGGCTTCGGTTCAACGATAG
- a CDS encoding tetratricopeptide repeat protein — protein MTAFFPFFTALRPGIQRTVRFSTVTAGLLIALVIAGLGPNAVNAQSSDAENMQRFQLADQFMRAGQYDRAIPILEDLYASASDNAAFYMKLKEAYENVKQYDDAIRLVTKRLENYNTPMLMSEKARLQYLAGREDEAYDTWDTAVSLAPERSSTYRIVYQALTDIRRFDRAIDILSQGRDALNEPNAFSIQIAYLHSLVGNHAEAMQEYIAILEQDAARLDFVRSRLEPFVEQGEGLDASIEALQQAVQDAPLNRAYRELLAWLHIENGDFRAAFDVYRAIDRLEKENGATLFPFAQKAADAGAVAVATDAYEEILERHPDAAVAPAAQLGLGDMYRKQARDADERAVNASGERVEAPLYKAAREAYEMFLETYPGHSDVPSVMLRLARLEQDVFRNDDAAETRLNEVIDRVPGSETAQEARYDLGRLELQRDNLNDARLTFSRIVEQVRTGDLANRARFELAQIDFYRGNFDAAETQLDATNENTSADVANDAIKLGVLIRSNRGPDSTHTPLKLFAEAELLARQRSVPAATARLDSLLETYGRHSLADDARMKRAQLLRDQGHTADAAAAFAELPLIHPRSPYADEALFAAGAAYEELGDVKAAVKAYNRLLENHGGSILAADARSRLRVLFTERDS, from the coding sequence GTGACAGCATTCTTCCCATTCTTCACGGCTTTACGGCCGGGCATTCAGCGTACAGTGCGTTTCTCCACGGTCACTGCCGGACTCCTTATCGCGCTTGTGATCGCGGGGCTGGGACCGAATGCGGTGAACGCGCAAAGTAGCGATGCTGAAAACATGCAACGCTTCCAGCTCGCCGACCAATTCATGCGAGCGGGGCAATACGATCGCGCGATTCCAATTCTCGAGGACCTGTACGCCTCCGCGTCGGACAATGCCGCCTTTTATATGAAGTTGAAGGAGGCCTACGAAAACGTTAAGCAGTATGACGACGCCATCCGCCTTGTCACGAAGCGCCTGGAGAACTACAATACTCCGATGCTGATGTCGGAGAAGGCACGACTACAGTATCTCGCCGGTCGCGAGGACGAGGCATACGATACATGGGACACCGCCGTATCGCTGGCGCCGGAGCGCTCGAGCACCTACCGAATTGTCTATCAGGCGCTGACGGACATTCGCCGGTTCGACCGGGCCATCGATATCCTGAGTCAGGGACGGGATGCGCTTAACGAGCCGAATGCGTTTTCAATCCAGATTGCCTACCTCCACAGTCTGGTCGGTAATCACGCAGAGGCGATGCAGGAGTACATCGCGATCCTGGAGCAGGACGCCGCGCGGCTCGATTTCGTACGAAGCCGCCTCGAGCCGTTCGTGGAACAGGGGGAAGGTCTGGACGCGAGTATCGAGGCGCTACAGCAAGCGGTCCAAGATGCGCCGCTCAACCGCGCCTATCGCGAACTCTTGGCCTGGCTTCACATCGAGAACGGTGACTTTCGCGCCGCCTTCGACGTGTATCGCGCCATCGATCGGCTCGAGAAGGAAAACGGCGCGACTCTCTTTCCTTTTGCCCAGAAGGCAGCAGATGCGGGCGCCGTGGCCGTCGCAACGGATGCATATGAAGAAATCCTGGAGCGTCATCCCGACGCCGCCGTCGCCCCCGCCGCCCAGCTCGGACTTGGAGACATGTACCGGAAACAAGCCCGCGACGCCGATGAGCGCGCAGTGAATGCCTCGGGAGAACGTGTCGAGGCTCCACTCTACAAGGCCGCCCGTGAGGCATACGAAATGTTTCTGGAGACCTATCCCGGGCACTCCGATGTACCGTCGGTTATGCTTCGACTCGCGCGCCTCGAACAGGACGTATTTCGGAATGACGATGCCGCAGAAACACGACTAAATGAGGTAATTGACCGCGTGCCTGGTAGCGAGACCGCCCAGGAGGCGCGCTACGACCTCGGTCGCCTGGAGCTTCAGCGCGATAATCTCAACGACGCTCGCCTCACGTTTTCCCGGATCGTCGAACAGGTTCGCACAGGAGACCTTGCCAACCGCGCCCGATTCGAACTCGCCCAGATCGACTTCTATCGCGGCAACTTCGACGCTGCTGAGACTCAACTCGATGCGACAAACGAGAACACCTCCGCGGACGTGGCAAACGACGCCATCAAGCTCGGCGTGCTCATCCGCTCCAACCGTGGTCCTGACTCGACGCACACTCCGCTGAAGCTTTTTGCAGAGGCCGAGCTTCTGGCAAGGCAGCGAAGCGTACCCGCAGCGACAGCCCGGCTCGACTCGCTCCTCGAAACGTACGGACGGCACTCCCTGGCCGACGATGCCCGAATGAAACGAGCACAGCTCCTGCGGGACCAGGGGCATACGGCGGACGCCGCTGCAGCCTTTGCCGAACTTCCGCTGATTCACCCTCGCAGTCCGTACGCTGACGAAGCTCTCTTCGCCGCGGGCGCCGCATATGAGGAGCTTGGCGACGTGAAGGCGGCCGTCAAAGCCTACAATCGGCTCCTGGAGAACCACGGCGGGTCCATCCTCGCTGCCGACGCTCGGTCTCGCCTCCGCGTTCTGTTTACCGAACGTGACAGCTAG
- a CDS encoding 1-deoxy-D-xylulose-5-phosphate reductoisomerase — protein sequence MIDPDKVSRLTASDAGSEASSSSDPQRVTVLGSTGSIGRQTLEVLRLFPERFTVSALTCGSNVDLLVQQAREFQPSCVAVGNPAYVESCREQLAGTGIRVLAGPEGVCEGASQPADVVMAAILGFAGLEPVLAAIETGARIALANKETMVVAGDLVNRALDASGSTMIPVDSEHSAIFQCLAGETFGSVEEVILTASGGPFRQRPKHSFDQITKEEALDHPNWDMGAKITIDSATLMNKGLEVIEARWLFDLSPEEIRVLVHPQSIVHSMVAFSDGSIKAELGVPDMKVPIQYALTYPDRWPAPYERLDWTATASLDFEMPDTDRFPCLRLAYDALRQGGTAPAVLNAANEVAVELFLNEQIPFTLIPELIEEAMQNVAGPGVDSLDALKEVDAEARRVTKELTQPTAD from the coding sequence ATGATCGATCCCGACAAGGTCTCTCGTCTCACTGCATCGGATGCCGGTTCGGAGGCGTCCTCATCTTCCGATCCGCAGCGCGTCACCGTCCTTGGTTCCACGGGGTCGATTGGACGGCAGACGCTGGAGGTGCTTCGCCTTTTCCCCGAGCGCTTTACTGTAAGTGCGTTGACCTGCGGGTCAAATGTAGATCTCCTGGTCCAGCAGGCGCGAGAGTTTCAGCCATCCTGCGTCGCCGTCGGCAATCCTGCGTATGTCGAATCGTGTCGCGAGCAGTTGGCTGGAACGGGAATACGTGTACTAGCCGGTCCCGAGGGCGTTTGCGAGGGGGCGTCGCAGCCGGCAGATGTCGTCATGGCAGCCATCCTCGGGTTTGCCGGGCTTGAACCCGTGCTGGCTGCAATTGAAACCGGTGCGAGAATTGCGCTTGCGAACAAAGAGACCATGGTCGTTGCCGGTGACCTGGTCAATCGTGCGCTGGACGCCAGCGGAAGCACGATGATACCGGTGGACAGCGAACACTCCGCGATATTTCAATGCCTTGCTGGCGAGACGTTCGGCTCCGTCGAAGAGGTGATTTTGACAGCGAGTGGCGGCCCGTTTCGACAGCGGCCCAAACACTCCTTCGATCAGATTACAAAGGAGGAAGCGCTCGACCACCCGAACTGGGATATGGGCGCTAAAATAACGATCGACTCTGCCACGTTAATGAACAAGGGGCTCGAGGTGATCGAGGCCCGATGGCTCTTCGATCTGTCTCCGGAGGAGATTCGGGTGCTGGTGCATCCACAGTCGATCGTCCATTCGATGGTAGCATTTTCCGACGGATCGATTAAAGCTGAGCTTGGCGTCCCAGACATGAAGGTGCCGATTCAGTACGCGCTCACGTATCCTGATCGCTGGCCTGCGCCATATGAACGGCTGGATTGGACTGCCACCGCTTCGCTGGATTTCGAAATGCCGGACACCGATCGCTTTCCGTGTCTTCGGCTCGCCTATGATGCATTGCGCCAAGGAGGCACGGCTCCGGCCGTCCTGAATGCCGCAAACGAGGTTGCTGTCGAACTCTTTCTGAATGAACAGATCCCGTTCACTCTCATTCCTGAACTGATCGAGGAAGCGATGCAGAATGTCGCGGGTCCTGGGGTCGACTCGCTGGATGCGTTGAAGGAGGTTGACGCAGAGGCCCGGCGAGTAACAAAGGAACTCACACAACCGACCGCAGATTGA
- a CDS encoding site-2 protease family protein, producing the protein METILGFVTSALWVILGIGLLVFIHELGHFLAAKYFGMRVEQFSIGFPPKIFSKTVGETEYVVGATPLGGYVRVSGMLDESLDTDAIHQEPEPHDYRAKPVWQRMIFITAGVIFNAILAVLIFAGISFSEGDVYIPMDGVEHVYVVPGGVADDMGMKTGDRVLSMNGQPVERFGTLMNLNSVVEKDTLRLTVQRDGKTVPLAISRDSIIRKVTRLNNSDRPELRGRAIGIGIDPPTVSQVSEGYPADSVGMAAGDRIVRVNQDTVRYFEELIYRVNTAPSDTMQIQWLRADSVEAVPANAKSVQRLGDGTVYEATLATQNREGQRVIGVAGPISGAYEVKREPYSLAGAVVAGANQTWDFTRTTVLSLKRVITGQDDPRDSLGGPVKIVEITSSAAAAGPSQFWRIVAILSITLAIMNILPIPALDGGHLIFLLYEIVTRREPSTRFRLMAQQIGMILLLAFITFLIFNDLMRL; encoded by the coding sequence ATGGAAACCATTCTCGGCTTCGTAACCTCGGCGCTCTGGGTCATTCTGGGGATCGGTCTGCTCGTATTTATCCACGAGCTCGGCCACTTCCTCGCCGCCAAGTATTTTGGCATGCGCGTCGAACAATTCTCGATCGGCTTTCCGCCTAAGATTTTTAGTAAGACGGTCGGTGAGACCGAGTACGTTGTGGGGGCAACCCCGCTTGGTGGGTATGTGCGTGTATCCGGAATGCTCGATGAATCGTTGGATACCGATGCAATCCACCAGGAGCCTGAGCCGCACGACTACCGCGCAAAGCCCGTGTGGCAGAGAATGATTTTCATCACGGCGGGTGTCATCTTCAACGCCATCCTCGCTGTGCTCATCTTTGCAGGCATTAGCTTCAGCGAGGGCGACGTATACATTCCGATGGACGGGGTGGAGCACGTGTACGTCGTGCCGGGCGGGGTTGCCGATGACATGGGCATGAAGACCGGCGACCGCGTACTGTCGATGAACGGGCAGCCGGTCGAGCGTTTCGGCACGCTCATGAACCTCAACTCCGTTGTCGAGAAGGATACGCTTCGGCTCACCGTTCAGCGTGACGGAAAGACCGTTCCGCTTGCGATCTCGCGGGACTCGATCATCCGGAAGGTGACACGCTTGAACAATTCGGATCGTCCTGAGCTCCGCGGCCGGGCGATCGGAATCGGCATCGATCCGCCCACAGTGTCGCAGGTGTCGGAGGGGTATCCGGCTGATTCCGTCGGAATGGCTGCGGGAGATCGGATCGTACGAGTAAATCAAGACACGGTGCGGTACTTCGAGGAGCTGATTTACCGCGTCAATACGGCACCGAGCGACACGATGCAGATCCAATGGCTGAGAGCCGACTCGGTAGAAGCGGTGCCGGCGAATGCGAAGTCGGTGCAGCGCCTCGGCGATGGGACCGTATACGAGGCGACACTTGCGACGCAGAATCGGGAAGGGCAGCGCGTAATAGGTGTTGCTGGCCCGATTTCGGGTGCGTACGAGGTAAAGCGTGAGCCGTATTCGCTGGCCGGTGCGGTTGTGGCGGGCGCCAACCAGACGTGGGATTTCACGCGCACGACCGTGCTCAGCCTGAAGCGTGTGATCACGGGACAAGACGATCCGCGTGACAGTCTCGGTGGACCGGTAAAAATCGTCGAGATTACCAGTTCTGCCGCAGCTGCCGGCCCGAGCCAGTTCTGGCGCATCGTAGCGATTCTCTCGATCACGCTCGCCATCATGAACATCCTTCCGATCCCGGCGCTGGATGGTGGTCACCTGATCTTCCTGCTGTATGAGATCGTCACGCGCCGTGAGCCGTCAACGCGCTTCCGCCTGATGGCCCAGCAGATCGGCATGATTCTGCTCCTGGCGTTCATCACGTTCCTGATTTTCAACGACCTGATGCGTCTGTAG
- a CDS encoding isoprenyl transferase → MASESMSTPESSSASKSAGEEVSTEDTRSAADVREQQALRQRGEVPRHIACIMDGNGRWAQCRDQHRSYGHYEGVSSVRDVTETCAHVGVDYLTLYTFSTENWNRPEFEVNALMELLVRTIEKERETLMRNNVQLNTIGDLQELPEPCRDALNRTKEETSVNDGMTLTLALSYSGRWEIIDAVRDIARKVRDGELEPEAVDEALFARYLDTAGMPDPDLIIRTGGEYRLSNFLLWQSAYTELYITDCYWPDFRSDELYEAIRTYQDRDRRFGRVEAPTESTSGDGAVPNDASSDATISSPDVLPSS, encoded by the coding sequence ATGGCTTCCGAATCGATGTCCACACCTGAGTCCTCGTCCGCTTCCAAGTCTGCGGGCGAAGAAGTCTCCACCGAAGACACCCGCTCGGCTGCCGATGTTCGCGAGCAGCAGGCGTTGCGTCAACGAGGGGAGGTCCCTCGGCACATCGCGTGCATCATGGACGGCAATGGCCGCTGGGCACAGTGCAGGGATCAGCACCGCTCTTACGGTCACTACGAGGGCGTTTCGTCTGTTCGCGACGTGACGGAAACGTGTGCGCACGTCGGGGTCGACTACCTCACGCTGTACACGTTTAGCACCGAGAACTGGAACCGTCCCGAGTTCGAGGTCAATGCGCTCATGGAGCTTCTCGTTCGGACGATCGAGAAGGAGCGGGAGACGCTGATGCGCAACAACGTACAGCTCAACACGATCGGGGACCTGCAAGAACTCCCCGAGCCATGCCGTGACGCGTTGAACCGAACCAAAGAAGAAACGTCGGTCAACGATGGAATGACATTGACGCTGGCACTATCGTACAGCGGGCGGTGGGAAATCATCGACGCCGTTCGGGACATCGCTCGAAAGGTTCGCGACGGTGAGTTGGAACCGGAAGCCGTAGACGAAGCCCTCTTTGCTCGCTATCTCGATACGGCTGGCATGCCAGACCCGGATCTGATCATCCGGACCGGTGGGGAATACCGTCTTTCAAATTTCCTGCTCTGGCAGAGCGCCTATACCGAGTTGTATATAACGGACTGTTACTGGCCAGACTTTCGTTCGGACGAGCTGTACGAAGCAATTCGAACGTATCAGGATCGTGATCGGCGATTTGGCCGCGTCGAGGCGCCGACGGAGTCAACATCTGGGGATGGTGCGGTCCCGAACGATGCGTCATCGGACGCCACCATCTCATCTCCTGACGTGCTTCCGTCGTCTTAA
- the bamA gene encoding outer membrane protein assembly factor BamA — MRFRSLLLVLAILLWVVPAEAQVPNGGLQSSPGAQASTFIIDNIRVEGVEDQQTQTFISQTSGLARGMEVQMPAGQRIADAIRSIYDLQLFSDVRIYRESTTGRNVDLVIEVTPEPRLGRYNFTGIKGRHEDDLREKITLLSGRPVRPSDTERAKQQIKAFYAEKGYLRTEVDIEKTTTADNRVNLTFKVDRREKVEVETIDFVGNEMFDDGDLRGAMDETKENRWWRFWKGEKFKENAYEDDLESVVDYYNARGYYDARIVSDSVYYSSEDGIGIRVEVQEGQKYYVRNIDWEGNTIFPDRTLTERLGLEEDEPWNGKRLEENLLGNREGSDVMGLYMDQGYMRANIQPTVRVVGDDSLDITFDVREGEIYNFGDIQITGNNKTKSHVIRRELYTVPGQRFSRSAIQESIRRLMQLKYFSQESLAAGPDVRVDEQDKQANLTYNVEEVGSDQVELSGTYGRQLGLILQLGFQFNNFSIQNLFNGDAWRPLPTGDGQKLGVNVRTNGTFYQSYSLSFTEPWFRGRPTPLGGSISYSRFSNTPSQFRFQQQDRTEVGDGRFTRVSGSVFYERRLGWPDDKFSTGTTLGFQLYNNVQRYRSSTDPSAEPVNRGLISSVPPGRNQLVTIRQSLTRNSQDNPLFPRSGSKMELSLEVAPPIGDLQQYHKWRLNTRWNLPMGNKFSLGIGTDFGYIGSLTGEDVGFERFEVGGTPFDYSGYNYGTDPVFVRGFPARVIGPRANDGQIPIGGTVLNKYTAEFRWKAVESQQLQAQPYLFADAANTWIGFDSYNPSELYRAAGVGLKIFLPIVGMIEVNYGYNFDSYVPLEANDDGVSDWTFQFSLGRGFN, encoded by the coding sequence ATGCGATTTCGCTCCCTCCTCCTCGTTCTAGCGATTCTGCTCTGGGTCGTACCGGCAGAAGCGCAAGTCCCCAACGGAGGACTGCAGAGTTCGCCCGGCGCACAGGCGTCGACGTTTATCATCGACAACATCCGGGTCGAAGGCGTCGAGGACCAGCAGACGCAAACGTTCATCTCGCAAACGAGCGGACTTGCTCGTGGGATGGAGGTTCAGATGCCAGCAGGGCAAAGGATTGCCGACGCGATCCGATCCATCTATGACCTGCAACTCTTCTCGGACGTCCGTATCTACCGAGAATCAACGACCGGCCGGAACGTAGATCTCGTCATCGAAGTGACGCCGGAGCCCCGCCTTGGGCGATACAACTTCACCGGAATCAAAGGTCGTCACGAAGACGATTTGCGAGAAAAAATAACGCTCCTTTCTGGACGTCCGGTGCGTCCGTCGGATACGGAACGCGCGAAGCAACAGATCAAGGCCTTTTACGCTGAGAAAGGGTATCTCCGGACGGAGGTCGATATTGAGAAAACGACGACGGCGGACAATCGCGTAAACCTTACGTTTAAGGTTGATCGCCGCGAGAAAGTCGAGGTCGAGACGATCGATTTCGTTGGTAACGAAATGTTCGATGATGGCGATCTCCGAGGCGCGATGGACGAAACCAAGGAGAACCGCTGGTGGCGCTTCTGGAAAGGGGAGAAGTTTAAAGAGAACGCGTACGAGGACGATCTCGAAAGTGTCGTTGATTACTACAACGCGCGAGGATATTACGACGCCCGGATCGTTAGCGACTCCGTCTACTACAGCAGTGAGGACGGGATCGGCATTCGGGTAGAGGTTCAGGAGGGGCAGAAGTATTACGTCCGAAACATCGACTGGGAAGGGAATACCATCTTCCCTGACCGGACCCTTACGGAGCGTCTCGGACTGGAGGAGGATGAGCCGTGGAATGGAAAGCGACTGGAGGAAAATCTTCTCGGAAACCGGGAGGGAAGCGACGTGATGGGGCTCTACATGGATCAGGGCTACATGCGCGCCAACATCCAGCCGACCGTCCGGGTTGTCGGTGATGACTCCCTCGACATCACGTTTGATGTGCGGGAGGGCGAGATCTATAACTTCGGTGACATCCAGATCACGGGCAACAACAAGACGAAGAGTCATGTCATCCGTCGTGAGCTGTACACGGTGCCGGGGCAGCGTTTCAGCCGAAGCGCGATTCAGGAGTCGATTCGTCGTCTCATGCAGCTGAAGTACTTCAGTCAGGAATCGCTGGCAGCGGGTCCAGACGTACGAGTTGACGAGCAAGACAAGCAGGCAAATCTGACCTACAACGTCGAGGAGGTCGGAAGCGACCAGGTGGAGCTGTCCGGAACATATGGGCGCCAGCTGGGGCTTATCCTGCAGCTCGGGTTCCAGTTCAACAACTTCTCGATTCAGAATCTCTTCAACGGTGATGCCTGGCGCCCGCTGCCGACCGGCGACGGGCAGAAACTCGGCGTGAATGTGCGCACGAACGGTACGTTCTACCAGAGCTATTCGCTGTCCTTCACCGAGCCATGGTTCCGCGGCCGCCCTACGCCTCTCGGTGGGTCGATCTCGTACTCGCGCTTCAGCAACACACCCAGCCAGTTCCGCTTTCAGCAGCAGGACCGCACGGAGGTCGGCGACGGCCGGTTCACGCGAGTCAGCGGGTCCGTCTTTTACGAGCGGCGTCTCGGTTGGCCGGACGACAAATTCAGCACGGGCACGACGCTCGGTTTCCAGCTATACAACAACGTGCAGCGCTACCGCTCCTCCACCGATCCTAGTGCGGAGCCGGTGAATCGCGGCCTGATTTCGTCGGTGCCGCCTGGGCGAAACCAGCTGGTGACGATTCGCCAGTCGCTGACACGCAACTCTCAGGACAACCCGCTCTTCCCACGAAGTGGCTCCAAAATGGAGCTCTCGCTCGAGGTGGCCCCGCCGATTGGTGATTTGCAGCAGTACCACAAGTGGCGCCTGAATACGCGCTGGAATCTACCGATGGGCAATAAATTCTCGCTTGGCATCGGAACCGACTTCGGATACATCGGCTCCCTGACCGGCGAAGATGTTGGCTTCGAGCGCTTTGAGGTTGGCGGGACGCCCTTCGACTACAGCGGCTATAATTACGGGACGGATCCTGTCTTCGTCCGTGGTTTCCCGGCCCGCGTCATCGGCCCGCGTGCCAACGACGGACAGATTCCGATCGGCGGTACGGTGCTGAATAAGTATACGGCCGAATTCCGTTGGAAAGCCGTCGAGTCGCAGCAGCTGCAGGCCCAGCCGTACCTATTCGCCGATGCGGCAAATACGTGGATCGGGTTTGATAGCTACAATCCGAGCGAGCTATACCGAGCTGCTGGTGTAGGACTCAAGATCTTCCTACCGATTGTCGGAATGATCGAAGTCAACTACGGCTACAACTTCGATAGCTACGTTCCGCTAGAGGCAAACGACGACGGCGTGTCGGACTGGACGTTCCAGTTCTCTCTCGGCCGAGGATTTAACTAG